The following proteins come from a genomic window of Pseudomonas putida:
- the recB gene encoding exodeoxyribonuclease V subunit beta translates to MTQVRPLALSFPLHGSQLIEASAGTGKTFTISALYLRLILGHGGEQAFGRELLPPQILVVTFTDAATKELRERIRARLAEAARFFRGELQEADPLLHQLRDDYPQEHWPRCANRLEIAVQWMDEAAVSTIHGWCQRMLREHAFDSGSLFTQSLETDHSDLLGQVMRDYWRRFCYGMHGEALGWVRSHWGSPDALLPRIRPLFGRLRAQQDEQEPQALIDAALQQRADQLYQLKAPWVQWAEQLQQICRDAVAAKLADGRKLQARFFEPWFDKLRAWAADEQTVELDLGTGFTRLTPAGMAEAWKAGEPPDHPALHAMQDLPQQLQALASPDARLLEHAAAWVSARFEVEKRRRAEMGFDDMLLRLQHALASEAGERLAGLIREQFPVALIDEFQDTDPVQYGIFERIYRISENREETGLFMIGDPKQAIYAFRGADIYTYLSARRATAGRLHSLDTNYRSSEAMVAAVNQVFLQAEARDQGRGAFLFRENDDNPLPFIEVRAKGRSERLLIDGQAIAALQCWQLESDEPVSSTLYRQQLAASCASHIVALLNSAQRGLSGFSKADGELRPCLPSDIAILVRDGHEAQLVRSELASRDVRSVYLSDKDSVFAAQEALDLLAWLKACAEPDSERLLKAALASLTLELSLAELDQLNQDERVWEDWVMRFRRYRDTWQRQGVLPMLRHLLHDFQLPRRLIARSDGERVLTNLLHLAELLQQAAGELDGEQALIRHLAEHLANAGQAGEDQILRLESDEQLVKVVTIHKSKGLEYPLVYLPFICTSKPVDGSRLPLAWHDSQGNAQLTLTPDPAQITLADDERLAEDLRLLYVALTRAQHACWLGVADLKRGNQKSSQLHRSALGYLLGGGVQLQGSAQLTDWLQNLLAGCPHIACPGLPEADEERYRSPHAERELLPARKPRRTAAEHWWIASYSALRVGEQTLGADSSQAQQLLDDEGGDAQLPREVPADSGDIHRFPRGPNPGTFLHGLLEWAGREGFAEVAANPKLIERTVGQRCNRRDWTGWIPTLSQWLQQLLNEPLPARDMSLTLAQLQHYQIEMEFWFASHQVDAEQLDRLVARHTHPGAARPAAQPTLLNGMFKGFIDLAFELDGRYFVADYKSNWLGPDIQAYDTLAMEKAILEHRYDLQYVLYLLALHRQLRARLPEYDYDRHVGGALFIFLRAASSSGHGVYFVKPPRELIEALDALFRGVHAPQQQDLFAGAAP, encoded by the coding sequence ATGACCCAGGTCCGTCCCCTGGCACTGAGTTTCCCCCTGCACGGCAGCCAACTGATCGAAGCCAGTGCCGGTACCGGCAAGACGTTCACGATTTCAGCGCTTTACCTGCGGCTGATCCTCGGTCATGGCGGCGAGCAAGCTTTTGGCCGCGAGTTGCTGCCACCGCAGATCCTCGTGGTGACTTTTACTGATGCGGCCACCAAGGAATTGCGCGAGCGTATTCGCGCGCGCCTGGCCGAAGCCGCACGCTTCTTTCGCGGCGAGCTGCAGGAAGCCGACCCGCTGCTGCACCAGCTACGTGACGATTACCCACAGGAGCACTGGCCCCGCTGCGCCAACCGCCTGGAGATCGCCGTACAGTGGATGGATGAAGCGGCAGTCTCGACCATTCATGGCTGGTGCCAGCGTATGCTTCGCGAGCACGCCTTCGACAGCGGCAGCCTTTTCACCCAGAGCCTGGAAACCGACCACAGCGACCTGCTTGGCCAGGTCATGCGCGACTATTGGCGTCGTTTCTGCTACGGCATGCACGGCGAGGCCTTAGGCTGGGTTCGTAGCCATTGGGGCAGCCCCGATGCACTGTTGCCCAGGATCCGCCCCCTGTTTGGTCGCTTGCGTGCGCAGCAGGATGAGCAAGAACCGCAAGCGCTGATCGATGCAGCACTGCAGCAGCGCGCCGATCAGCTGTACCAACTTAAAGCCCCATGGGTGCAATGGGCCGAGCAGCTGCAACAGATCTGCCGGGACGCCGTCGCCGCTAAGCTGGCCGACGGGCGCAAACTGCAGGCGCGGTTCTTCGAACCCTGGTTCGACAAATTACGCGCCTGGGCTGCAGATGAGCAGACAGTGGAACTTGACCTTGGGACTGGCTTCACTCGCCTGACTCCAGCAGGCATGGCTGAAGCCTGGAAGGCCGGTGAGCCTCCAGATCACCCGGCCCTGCATGCCATGCAAGACCTGCCACAACAGCTGCAGGCTCTGGCAAGCCCTGATGCACGCCTGCTTGAGCACGCCGCCGCCTGGGTTTCGGCGCGCTTCGAGGTGGAAAAGCGCCGCCGCGCTGAAATGGGCTTCGATGACATGCTGCTGCGCCTGCAACATGCGTTGGCCAGTGAAGCCGGCGAGAGATTGGCAGGCCTGATTCGCGAACAGTTCCCTGTAGCCCTGATCGACGAATTCCAGGATACCGACCCGGTTCAATACGGCATTTTCGAACGTATCTACCGCATCAGCGAAAATCGTGAGGAAACCGGCCTGTTCATGATTGGCGACCCCAAGCAGGCCATCTATGCCTTCCGTGGCGCCGACATTTACACCTACCTGTCCGCACGGCGCGCCACCGCTGGGAGGCTGCACAGCCTGGACACCAACTACCGTTCCAGCGAGGCAATGGTGGCCGCTGTCAACCAGGTGTTCCTGCAGGCTGAAGCCCGTGATCAAGGGCGGGGCGCCTTCCTGTTCCGCGAAAACGATGACAACCCGTTGCCGTTCATCGAGGTCCGCGCCAAGGGGCGCAGCGAACGCCTGCTGATCGACGGCCAAGCCATCGCGGCACTGCAGTGCTGGCAATTGGAAAGCGACGAACCCGTCTCCAGCACACTGTACCGGCAGCAACTTGCGGCCAGTTGCGCCAGCCACATCGTCGCCCTGCTCAACAGTGCCCAGCGCGGCCTGAGCGGCTTCAGCAAGGCTGACGGTGAACTGCGCCCCTGCCTGCCCTCTGACATCGCCATTCTCGTACGTGACGGCCATGAGGCGCAGTTGGTCCGAAGCGAGCTTGCCTCCCGTGACGTTCGCAGCGTGTACCTCTCCGACAAGGACTCGGTCTTCGCCGCCCAGGAAGCGCTTGACCTGCTGGCCTGGCTCAAGGCCTGCGCCGAGCCGGACTCCGAGCGCCTGCTCAAGGCCGCCTTGGCCAGCCTGACCCTGGAGCTGTCGCTGGCCGAGCTGGACCAGTTGAACCAGGACGAGCGGGTCTGGGAAGACTGGGTAATGCGTTTTCGCCGCTACCGCGACACCTGGCAGCGCCAGGGCGTACTGCCGATGTTGCGGCACCTGCTGCATGATTTCCAGTTGCCGCGTAGGCTAATTGCCCGCAGCGATGGCGAGCGGGTGTTGACCAACCTGCTGCACCTGGCCGAGCTGCTGCAGCAAGCGGCGGGTGAACTGGATGGCGAACAAGCGCTGATCCGCCATCTGGCCGAGCACCTGGCCAACGCCGGCCAGGCTGGTGAAGACCAGATCCTTCGCCTTGAGAGTGATGAACAGCTGGTCAAGGTCGTGACGATCCACAAGTCCAAGGGCCTGGAATACCCCTTGGTCTACCTGCCGTTCATCTGCACCAGCAAACCGGTCGACGGTAGCCGCCTGCCGCTGGCCTGGCACGACAGCCAAGGGAATGCGCAACTGACCCTCACCCCCGACCCGGCGCAGATTACCCTGGCCGATGATGAACGCCTCGCTGAAGACCTGCGCCTGCTCTACGTGGCCCTCACACGTGCCCAGCACGCATGCTGGCTGGGCGTCGCCGACCTCAAGCGCGGTAACCAGAAAAGCTCGCAGTTGCACCGTTCCGCGCTCGGCTATCTGCTTGGCGGCGGTGTGCAATTGCAGGGCTCGGCACAACTGACGGACTGGTTGCAGAACTTGCTGGCAGGCTGCCCGCACATTGCCTGCCCCGGCCTGCCAGAGGCAGATGAAGAGCGCTACCGCTCGCCCCATGCCGAACGCGAGCTGCTGCCTGCACGCAAGCCTCGTCGAACTGCGGCGGAGCATTGGTGGATCGCGTCCTACAGCGCCTTGCGGGTGGGGGAACAGACACTGGGTGCCGACAGTTCCCAGGCACAGCAGTTGCTCGACGATGAGGGGGGCGATGCTCAACTGCCCCGTGAGGTGCCCGCCGACAGCGGCGACATTCACCGCTTCCCGCGCGGGCCGAACCCCGGCACCTTCCTCCATGGTTTGCTTGAGTGGGCCGGCCGCGAAGGCTTCGCCGAGGTCGCTGCCAACCCCAAACTGATCGAGCGCACCGTCGGCCAGCGCTGCAACCGGCGCGACTGGACCGGCTGGATCCCGACACTTAGCCAATGGTTGCAGCAACTGCTGAACGAGCCACTGCCGGCCCGTGACATGAGCCTGACGTTGGCGCAGTTGCAGCACTATCAGATAGAAATGGAGTTCTGGTTCGCCAGCCATCAGGTCGATGCCGAGCAACTGGACCGGTTGGTCGCCCGCCACACCCATCCAGGCGCAGCTCGCCCCGCTGCTCAGCCGACACTGCTCAACGGCATGTTCAAAGGCTTTATCGACCTGGCGTTCGAGCTCGATGGCCGCTACTTCGTAGCCGATTACAAGTCCAACTGGCTTGGCCCGGATATCCAGGCCTATGACACGCTAGCCATGGAAAAGGCGATCCTTGAGCACCGCTACGATTTGCAATATGTGCTTTATTTGCTGGCCCTGCATCGCCAGCTGCGTGCACGGCTGCCCGAATACGATTACGACCGGCATGTGGGCGGCGCGCTGTTCATCTTCTTGCGTGCGGCCAGCAGCAGCGGCCACGGCGTTTACTTCGTCAAGCCGCCACGTGAGTTGATCGAGGCACTCGATGCGTTGTTCCGTGGCGTTCACGCGCCTCAACAACAGGACCTGTTCGCCGGAGCTGCGCCATGA
- the recD gene encoding exodeoxyribonuclease V subunit alpha, with product MSRTLDDLLPTPLNAEHLLRLAPQRNSADLLQLLDRWVERGWLRALDRAFVSFLEERAPGSDPLLLLAAALASHQLGHGHVCLDLQQTLAEPDFALSLPPEGDALAGPLLLPSQLLANLDLHTWRQRIAASPLVAVGNTSGQHSRPLVISGERLYLRRYWSYERQIDETLRQRLSQDEAPPKDLPARLAQLFDEGALPGQVDWQKLACALATRAGFSIITGGPGTGKTTTVVRLLALLQAPAVEQGRPLRIRLAAPTGKAAARLTESIGQQVERLQMSADVRGQIPTDVSTVHRLLGSRPGSRHFRHHAGNPLPLDVLVVDEASMIDLEMMANLLNALPPKARLILLGDKDQLASVEAGAVLGDLCRDAEEGCYSPATQAWLEQIGGQSLADSGLKAGDAQRNPLAQQVVMLRFSRRFGEGSGIGQLARLVNRQQAQAARDLLTRPPADVFGLALRGEHDRAFDRLILDGLNRGAEGPQGYRSYLRTIGRYRPALGSAFDDPQWEQWAGKVLRSFEDFQLLCAVRKGAWGVEGLNERVARVLHSAGLIDSQQPWYEGRPVLVTRNDYGLGLMNGDIGIALRLPDEQGEPLLRVAFPRNDGSGGVRFVLPSRLNEVETVFAMTVHKSQGSEFSHTALVLPDALNPVLTKELIYTGITRAKHCFSLVEPRQGIFEGAVARKVRRISGLMLEQV from the coding sequence ATGAGCCGCACCCTTGATGACCTCTTGCCTACCCCACTGAACGCAGAGCACTTGCTGAGGCTGGCGCCACAACGCAACAGCGCAGACCTGCTGCAACTGCTCGACCGCTGGGTTGAGCGTGGCTGGTTGCGGGCCTTGGACCGGGCATTCGTGTCCTTTCTGGAAGAGCGCGCACCCGGGAGCGATCCGCTCTTGCTGCTGGCCGCTGCGTTGGCCAGCCATCAACTGGGCCATGGGCATGTCTGCCTGGACCTGCAGCAAACCCTTGCCGAGCCGGATTTCGCCCTGTCGTTGCCACCGGAAGGTGATGCCCTGGCTGGCCCCTTGCTGCTGCCCTCACAATTGCTCGCCAACCTCGACCTGCACACCTGGCGCCAGCGGATTGCTGCCAGCCCCCTGGTTGCTGTTGGCAATACCTCGGGCCAGCACTCACGGCCATTGGTGATCAGCGGCGAGCGCCTCTACCTGCGCCGCTACTGGAGTTATGAGCGGCAGATCGACGAAACCCTGCGCCAGCGCCTGAGCCAGGACGAGGCTCCCCCAAAAGACCTGCCCGCGCGCCTGGCGCAGCTGTTCGACGAAGGTGCTCTGCCAGGCCAGGTGGATTGGCAGAAACTGGCTTGCGCCCTGGCCACCCGCGCCGGCTTCAGCATCATCACCGGGGGGCCGGGCACCGGCAAGACCACCACGGTGGTGCGCCTGCTGGCCTTGCTGCAGGCTCCTGCGGTAGAGCAGGGCAGGCCGCTGCGCATTCGCCTCGCAGCGCCCACCGGCAAGGCTGCAGCACGCCTGACCGAATCCATTGGTCAGCAGGTCGAGCGCTTGCAGATGAGTGCGGATGTCCGCGGGCAGATTCCAACCGATGTCAGCACCGTGCACCGGCTGCTCGGCAGCCGTCCGGGGTCGCGGCACTTCCGCCACCATGCAGGCAACCCGCTGCCGCTGGATGTGCTGGTGGTGGATGAAGCGTCGATGATCGACCTCGAAATGATGGCCAACCTGCTCAATGCCTTGCCACCCAAAGCCCGGTTGATCCTGCTGGGGGACAAGGACCAGCTGGCCTCGGTCGAGGCGGGCGCGGTGCTGGGCGACCTGTGCCGGGATGCCGAAGAGGGCTGCTACTCACCCGCTACCCAGGCATGGCTGGAGCAGATTGGCGGTCAGTCGCTGGCCGACAGTGGCCTGAAGGCCGGCGACGCGCAACGCAATCCATTGGCCCAGCAGGTGGTGATGCTGCGTTTTTCCCGGCGCTTTGGCGAAGGCAGCGGCATCGGCCAGCTGGCGCGGCTGGTCAACCGCCAGCAAGCCCAGGCGGCCCGCGACCTGTTGACCAGGCCACCGGCCGATGTATTCGGCCTGGCCCTGCGCGGCGAGCACGACCGTGCCTTCGATCGGCTGATACTGGACGGTCTGAACCGTGGCGCTGAGGGGCCACAAGGCTATCGTAGCTATTTGCGTACCATTGGCCGCTATCGTCCAGCGCTTGGCAGTGCCTTTGACGATCCGCAATGGGAGCAGTGGGCTGGCAAGGTGCTGCGCAGCTTTGAGGACTTCCAGTTGCTGTGCGCGGTGCGCAAGGGCGCCTGGGGGGTTGAAGGCCTCAACGAGCGGGTGGCGCGAGTGCTGCACAGCGCCGGGTTGATCGACAGCCAGCAGCCCTGGTACGAAGGGCGCCCGGTCCTGGTGACGCGTAACGACTACGGCCTGGGCCTGATGAACGGTGACATCGGCATCGCCCTGCGCTTGCCGGACGAGCAGGGCGAGCCGCTGCTGCGCGTGGCCTTCCCACGCAACGACGGCAGTGGCGGGGTGCGTTTCGTGCTGCCCAGCCGGCTCAACGAGGTGGAAACGGTGTTCGCCATGACCGTTCACAAGTCCCAAGGCTCTGAGTTCAGCCACACCGCGCTGGTACTGCCGGATGCGCTCAACCCGGTGCTGACCAAGGAGCTGATATACACCGGTATTACCCGGGCCAAGCATTGCTTCAGCCTGGTCGAACCACGGCAGGGCATCTTCGAAGGAGCGGTCGCACGCAAGGTACGGCGTATCTCCGGGTTGATGCTCGAACAGGTGTGA
- a CDS encoding YfiR family protein, with product MTVVGRRVTGGALSRLLTVLVLLAGPVHADDPATAAQAQQRAEAVTQVVLGILSYARWPVEPVPLRLCLIGPTEYTDDLIKGNLQNSGQPLQVRRLLADDLEVAQACDAVYIGKLDQGERDLLFQAISGHPVLSISEADDPCTVGSLFCLRVSDQQVAFEVNLDSVARSGVRIHPSVLQLSRRRAVQP from the coding sequence ATGACAGTGGTCGGGAGACGTGTGACTGGCGGTGCGCTTTCGCGGTTGCTGACCGTTTTGGTGCTATTGGCCGGCCCTGTCCATGCGGATGATCCGGCCACTGCTGCCCAAGCCCAGCAGCGGGCCGAGGCCGTGACTCAGGTTGTATTGGGTATCCTCAGCTACGCACGCTGGCCAGTCGAACCGGTGCCGCTGCGCCTGTGCCTTATCGGTCCCACGGAGTACACCGACGACCTTATCAAAGGCAACCTGCAGAACTCCGGCCAACCGCTGCAAGTGCGCCGCCTGCTTGCTGATGACCTGGAGGTCGCCCAAGCGTGTGACGCTGTGTACATCGGCAAACTCGACCAAGGCGAGCGCGATCTGCTGTTCCAGGCCATCAGTGGCCACCCGGTATTGAGCATCAGTGAAGCCGACGACCCGTGCACGGTCGGTAGCCTGTTCTGCCTGCGGGTCAGCGACCAGCAAGTTGCATTCGAGGTCAACCTCGACTCTGTGGCACGCTCGGGCGTGCGTATCCACCCCAGTGTGCTGCAGTTGTCGCGGCGCCGGGCGGTGCAACCATGA
- a CDS encoding diguanylate cyclase domain-containing protein, with translation MRVSRKKRGVRPTLRSVLSRGHLSVAVLAVGLAGISLTVLGVLALRVYANHNLHLIARSINYTVEAAVVFDDSGAANEALELIARTEEVADAKVFNNDGEQLAHWQRNDDGMLAHLEAQVARALLNEPINLPIMHQQQKVGHIELIGQGRSLLVFLLSGLGGILFCTALSAFAAQYLSRRMLGDIVRPLRSLASVAHAARRERSFDRRVPQAPIAELNELGNDFNALLDELEIWHSHLQNENATLAHQASHDSLTGLHNRAFFEGRLNRSVRNAARQQDHMALLFLDSDHFKQINDNLGHAVGDQVLINVADRVRAQLREHDLVARLGGDEFAVLLTPLQSRTDAERIADKIITSMALPIQLDSGSSITTSLSVGIAYYPEDGDDPATLLDAADAAMYQAKRMRRGQWQAAQTERSAAEIKNRS, from the coding sequence ATGAGGGTAAGCAGAAAAAAAAGGGGCGTTCGCCCGACCCTGCGCTCGGTCCTGAGCCGGGGTCACCTCAGCGTCGCCGTGCTGGCCGTCGGCCTTGCCGGTATCTCACTGACCGTGCTGGGTGTGCTTGCCTTGCGTGTGTACGCCAACCACAACTTGCACTTGATCGCCCGCTCGATCAATTACACCGTCGAAGCCGCCGTGGTGTTCGACGACAGTGGCGCGGCCAACGAGGCCTTGGAGCTGATTGCCAGAACCGAAGAGGTGGCCGATGCCAAGGTTTTCAACAATGACGGTGAGCAATTGGCGCATTGGCAGCGCAACGACGACGGCATGCTCGCGCACTTGGAAGCGCAAGTGGCAAGGGCCTTGCTGAATGAGCCCATCAACCTGCCGATCATGCACCAGCAACAGAAGGTCGGGCACATCGAACTGATCGGCCAAGGCCGCAGCCTGCTGGTGTTCCTGCTCAGCGGCCTGGGCGGCATCCTGTTTTGTACAGCCCTCAGCGCTTTTGCAGCCCAGTATCTGTCCCGGCGCATGCTTGGCGATATCGTCCGCCCTCTGCGTAGCCTGGCCAGCGTCGCCCACGCCGCACGTCGCGAGCGCAGCTTCGACCGCCGTGTGCCGCAAGCGCCGATTGCCGAACTCAATGAACTGGGCAATGACTTCAATGCCTTGCTGGACGAACTGGAAATCTGGCACAGCCACCTGCAGAACGAAAACGCCACCTTGGCCCACCAGGCCAGTCATGACAGCCTCACCGGCCTGCACAACCGTGCTTTCTTCGAGGGCCGCCTCAACCGCAGCGTGCGCAATGCCGCCCGGCAGCAGGACCATATGGCGCTGTTGTTCCTCGACAGTGACCACTTCAAGCAGATCAATGACAACCTCGGCCACGCTGTTGGGGACCAAGTGCTGATCAACGTTGCCGACCGCGTGCGTGCGCAACTGCGTGAGCATGACCTGGTGGCGCGCCTTGGGGGTGATGAATTCGCCGTGCTGCTGACGCCGCTGCAGTCGCGCACAGATGCTGAACGCATAGCTGACAAGATCATTACCAGCATGGCGCTGCCGATTCAGCTCGACAGCGGGAGCAGCATCACAACCTCGCTCAGCGTAGGTATTGCCTATTACCCGGAGGATGGCGACGACCCCGCCACCCTCCTCGACGCCGCTGATGCGGCGATGTACCAGGCCAAGCGCATGCGCCGTGGCCAGTGGCAAGCGGCGCAGACGGAACGGTCCGCCGCTGAAATAAAGAACAGGAGCTGA
- a CDS encoding OmpA family protein, with protein sequence MIQRLRFPIIALLLALLALTGCQSTPQKGLTAEQVAVLKREGFAPTDEGWAFDLSGKVLFGSDVDSLNGQSQAIVERIGKALLGVGIQGVRVDGHADASGKAAYNQQLSERRAHSVAKVLIGIGMPTQNIQTRGLGSTQPVADNRTSLGRTENRRVSIVVASY encoded by the coding sequence GTGATACAGCGTTTGCGTTTTCCCATCATCGCCTTGCTGCTGGCTTTGCTGGCGCTCACCGGCTGCCAGAGCACGCCCCAGAAAGGGCTGACAGCCGAACAGGTTGCCGTGCTCAAACGCGAGGGTTTTGCCCCCACCGATGAGGGCTGGGCGTTCGATCTGTCGGGCAAGGTGCTGTTCGGCAGCGACGTAGACAGCCTCAACGGCCAGAGCCAGGCGATTGTCGAACGTATCGGCAAGGCGTTGCTGGGCGTTGGCATTCAGGGCGTGCGGGTCGATGGCCATGCTGATGCGTCCGGCAAGGCGGCGTACAACCAGCAGCTGTCAGAGCGGCGGGCGCACAGTGTGGCCAAGGTGTTGATCGGTATCGGCATGCCGACGCAGAACATTCAAACCCGAGGGTTGGGCAGCACCCAGCCGGTAGCGGATAACCGCACCAGCCTCGGGCGTACCGAGAACCGGCGGGTATCGATTGTGGTGGCGTCTTACTGA
- a CDS encoding LysR family transcriptional regulator, producing MQKDLTSLSALNWDDLKFFLEVARTRKASSAAKRLSVDYTTVSRRISSLEGALGTLLFEKSRTNGFVLTAEGQRLLGYAESIESTLHMACEQVSGSGVALSGHVRMGCTEGFGSFFVTPQLSHFVDAYPAISVDILPLPHFISLSKREADIVIALERPEHGPYVCCKLCDYRLRLYATQDYLDDHAPINQVSDLIGHPFISYVDDLAFSSELLYLANLIPNASAHLRSTSVIAQYTAALQGRGLAILPCFLAAQDARLVTVLPEEIEVTRQFWMYCREDLRKLKRITLLWDYIRGVTEANAPLLMGQTREMRFAQE from the coding sequence ATGCAAAAAGATCTCACCTCCCTGAGCGCGCTCAACTGGGACGACCTGAAGTTTTTCCTCGAAGTGGCCCGCACCCGCAAGGCCAGCAGCGCCGCCAAACGCCTGAGCGTGGACTACACCACGGTGTCGCGGCGCATCAGCTCGCTGGAGGGGGCGCTGGGCACGTTGCTGTTCGAAAAATCGCGGACCAACGGCTTTGTCCTCACCGCCGAGGGCCAGCGCTTGCTGGGTTATGCCGAGTCGATCGAAAGCACGCTGCACATGGCCTGCGAGCAGGTGTCCGGGTCGGGCGTGGCATTGTCGGGCCATGTTCGCATGGGCTGTACCGAAGGCTTCGGCAGCTTTTTCGTTACCCCACAGTTGAGCCATTTCGTCGATGCCTACCCGGCGATATCAGTGGATATCCTGCCGCTGCCACACTTCATCAGCCTCTCCAAACGCGAGGCGGACATCGTCATCGCCCTGGAGCGGCCCGAGCATGGGCCTTATGTGTGCTGCAAGCTGTGCGACTATCGGCTGAGGCTGTATGCGACCCAGGATTACCTGGACGACCATGCGCCGATCAACCAGGTCAGCGACCTGATTGGCCATCCGTTCATCAGCTATGTGGATGACCTGGCGTTCAGCTCAGAGCTGCTGTACCTGGCCAACCTGATTCCCAACGCCAGCGCGCATCTTCGCAGTACCAGCGTGATTGCACAGTACACGGCGGCGTTGCAGGGGCGAGGGTTGGCGATCTTGCCGTGTTTTCTGGCGGCGCAGGATGCGCGATTGGTCACGGTGTTGCCTGAGGAGATCGAGGTGACGCGGCAATTCTGGATGTATTGCCGGGAGGATTTGCGCAAGTTGAAGCGCATTACCCTGCTGTGGGATTACATTCGTGGGGTGACGGAGGCGAATGCGCCTTTGTTGATGGGGCAAACGCGCGAGATGCGTTTCGCTCAGGAGTAA
- a CDS encoding CoA-acylating methylmalonate-semialdehyde dehydrogenase, with translation MNAPQSPDQTKVEQVKLLIDGQWVESKTTEWRDIVNPATQQVLARVPFATVEEVDAAVAAAERAFKTWRDTPIGARMRIMLKLQALIREHSKRIALTLSAEQGKTIADAEGDIFRGLEVVEHAASIGTLQMGEFAENVAGGVDTYTLRQPIGVCAGITPFNFPAMIPLWMFPMAIVCGNTFVLKPSEQDPLSTMMLVELALEAGVPAGVLNVVHGGKQVVDAICTHKDIKAISFVGSTEVGTHVYNLGSQHGKRVQSMMGAKNHAVVLPDANRTQTINALVGAAFGAAGQRCMATSVAVLVGKAREWLPDIKEAASKLKVNAGSEPGTDVGPVVSKRAKERVLGLIESGIKEGAKLELDGRDVKVPGYEQGNFVGPTLFSGVKTDMQVYTQEIFGPVLVTLEVDTLDEAIALVNANPFGNGTGLFTQSGAAARKFQSEIDIGQVGINIPIPVPVPFFSFTGSRGSKLGDLGPYGKQVVQFYTQTKTVTARWFDDDSVNDGVNTTISLR, from the coding sequence ATGAACGCACCCCAATCCCCCGACCAGACCAAGGTCGAGCAGGTCAAGCTGCTGATCGACGGCCAGTGGGTCGAGTCGAAAACCACCGAATGGCGCGATATCGTCAACCCGGCCACCCAGCAGGTGCTGGCGCGGGTGCCGTTCGCCACCGTCGAAGAAGTGGATGCCGCCGTGGCCGCTGCCGAGCGCGCCTTCAAAACCTGGCGCGACACCCCGATCGGCGCACGCATGCGCATCATGCTCAAGCTGCAGGCGTTGATCCGCGAACACAGCAAGCGCATTGCCCTGACCCTGAGCGCCGAGCAGGGCAAGACCATTGCCGATGCCGAAGGTGATATTTTCCGCGGCCTGGAAGTGGTCGAGCACGCCGCCTCCATCGGCACCCTGCAGATGGGCGAGTTCGCCGAAAACGTCGCCGGGGGTGTCGACACCTACACACTGCGCCAACCCATCGGCGTGTGCGCCGGCATCACCCCGTTCAACTTCCCGGCGATGATCCCTCTGTGGATGTTCCCGATGGCCATCGTCTGCGGTAACACCTTCGTGCTCAAGCCGTCCGAGCAGGACCCGCTGTCGACCATGATGCTGGTGGAGCTGGCGCTGGAAGCCGGCGTGCCGGCCGGTGTGCTGAACGTGGTGCACGGCGGTAAGCAGGTGGTGGATGCGATCTGCACACACAAGGATATCAAGGCTATTTCCTTCGTCGGTTCCACCGAAGTCGGCACCCATGTGTATAACCTGGGTAGCCAGCACGGCAAGCGCGTGCAGTCGATGATGGGCGCGAAGAACCACGCCGTGGTCCTGCCCGATGCCAACCGCACCCAGACCATCAACGCCCTTGTCGGTGCCGCCTTCGGCGCCGCGGGTCAGCGCTGCATGGCCACCTCGGTGGCGGTGCTGGTGGGCAAGGCGCGTGAATGGCTGCCGGACATCAAGGAAGCGGCCAGCAAGCTCAAGGTCAACGCCGGTAGTGAGCCAGGCACCGATGTCGGCCCGGTGGTCTCCAAGCGAGCCAAGGAGCGCGTACTAGGCCTGATCGAGAGCGGTATCAAGGAGGGCGCCAAGCTCGAACTCGACGGCCGCGACGTGAAAGTGCCGGGCTACGAGCAAGGCAACTTTGTCGGCCCGACGCTGTTCTCCGGGGTGAAGACCGACATGCAGGTTTACACCCAGGAAATCTTCGGCCCGGTACTGGTGACCCTGGAAGTCGACACCCTCGACGAGGCCATCGCCCTGGTCAATGCCAATCCGTTCGGCAACGGCACCGGCCTGTTCACCCAGAGCGGGGCGGCGGCGCGCAAGTTCCAGAGCGAAATCGACATCGGTCAGGTCGGTATCAATATCCCGATCCCGGTACCGGTGCCGTTCTTCAGCTTCACCGGTTCGCGTGGCTCCAAGCTCGGTGACCTTGGCCCGTACGGCAAGCAGGTGGTGCAGTTCTACACTCAGACCAAGACCGTTACCGCCCGCTGGTTCGATGACGACAGCGTCAATGACGGTGTGAACACCACCATCAGCCTGCGCTAA